Proteins from one Caulobacter sp. X genomic window:
- a CDS encoding CPBP family intramembrane glutamic endopeptidase: MPLARDRLGLFFVLTFAISWGVGGLWLLLPGPMTSAFGPFAYGSAGYLVAACAPSLVGLALTVVEQGVDGLLAMFRRLAPRSWLALAVAIATLPAIALALSLLMPAPWPVRPHDVLVATPLLLLTTAQLVANSGPWGEEFGWRGYALPRMLERWPPLSAGVILGLAWTLWHVPAFLFSGVIAAPLTDLGWYALGTIGLSLLMTWLHLRSRESLLVAGLIPHIMINAMGTVGAWRTRPAEAVLLTIFGLALLLFCRPMAAEPERL; encoded by the coding sequence ATGCCGTTGGCGCGCGACCGTCTTGGACTGTTCTTTGTCCTGACCTTCGCGATCAGTTGGGGCGTCGGCGGCTTGTGGCTGCTGCTTCCAGGACCGATGACCTCAGCCTTCGGCCCGTTCGCCTACGGTTCGGCCGGCTATCTGGTCGCCGCCTGCGCGCCAAGTCTGGTCGGTTTGGCTTTGACGGTCGTCGAGCAAGGCGTCGATGGCCTGCTCGCCATGTTCCGACGGCTCGCGCCGCGCTCGTGGCTCGCCTTGGCCGTCGCCATCGCAACGCTGCCGGCCATCGCCTTGGCGCTGAGCCTGCTCATGCCCGCCCCCTGGCCGGTCCGGCCACACGATGTGCTGGTCGCGACGCCGCTGCTGCTCCTGACCACCGCCCAGTTGGTCGCCAACTCGGGACCATGGGGCGAGGAGTTCGGCTGGCGCGGCTACGCCCTGCCCCGCATGCTGGAACGCTGGCCGCCCCTATCGGCTGGCGTGATCCTGGGCCTTGCCTGGACGCTCTGGCACGTGCCGGCCTTCCTGTTCTCTGGCGTCATCGCCGCGCCCCTGACCGACCTTGGATGGTACGCCCTTGGCACGATTGGCCTGTCGCTTCTGATGACTTGGCTACACCTGCGCAGCCGGGAAAGCCTTCTGGTCGCGGGGTTGATCCCTCACATCATGATCAACGCGATGGGAACGGTCGGCGCATGGCGGACCAGACCGGCTGAGGCGGTGCTGCTGACGATATTCGGCTTGGCCTTGCTGCTGTTCTGCCGTCCCATGGCGGCGGAGCCAGAGCGCCTTTGA
- a CDS encoding DUF1330 domain-containing protein, translating to MTSIDPTRAQFDAFKALPRDTPIHMLNLIRLKPMADYPPDHPNHGKGMTGLDAYREYGRTSGPIFQGLGGRQVWSGRPETVVTGPDDERWDLAFIAEYPNAAAFLAMVTNPEYREHVKHRQAAVEDSRLIRLAPLTPGAGFGE from the coding sequence ATGACCAGCATCGACCCGACCCGCGCCCAGTTCGACGCCTTCAAGGCCTTGCCGCGCGACACGCCGATCCACATGCTCAACCTGATCCGGCTGAAGCCGATGGCCGACTATCCGCCCGACCATCCCAACCACGGGAAGGGCATGACGGGCCTCGACGCCTATCGCGAGTACGGGCGGACCTCGGGCCCGATCTTCCAGGGCCTGGGCGGTCGCCAGGTGTGGTCGGGCCGGCCGGAGACGGTGGTGACGGGGCCGGACGATGAGCGCTGGGACCTGGCCTTCATCGCCGAGTATCCGAACGCGGCCGCGTTCCTGGCCATGGTCACCAATCCCGAGTATCGCGAGCACGTGAAGCATCGCCAGGCGGCGGTCGAGGATTCGCGCCTGATCCGGCTGGCCCCGCTGACGCCTGGCGCGGGCTTTGGCGAATAG